One window of the candidate division WOR-3 bacterium genome contains the following:
- a CDS encoding Maf family protein encodes MTQLNNYPIYLASKSPRRQNLLKQLGIKFKILIPKISECISEKNPQLYAIKIAHQKVNAVENKVHRGIIIGVDTIVTINKKILGKPKNRKDARRMLNLLSGRTHHVISGLCLLSKPDNTIIIDFERTKVKFRKLTEIEIENYLKTKEPYDKAGAYGIQGKARLFVERIEGCYLNVVGLPVSKLIKHLNYLNTQHKRNKN; translated from the coding sequence ATGACACAATTAAACAACTATCCGATTTATCTCGCCTCAAAATCCCCCCGCCGTCAAAACCTGTTAAAACAATTAGGCATAAAATTTAAGATTCTGATTCCCAAGATTTCTGAATGCATTTCAGAGAAAAATCCTCAACTTTATGCAATCAAAATTGCCCATCAGAAAGTTAATGCAGTTGAAAATAAAGTGCATCGAGGAATCATTATTGGTGTTGATACAATCGTTACGATTAACAAAAAAATTTTAGGCAAACCTAAAAATCGAAAAGATGCCAGAAGAATGTTAAATCTTTTAAGTGGCAGAACCCATCATGTTATCTCAGGTCTTTGTCTTTTAAGCAAACCTGATAATACTATTATAATTGATTTTGAACGGACCAAAGTAAAATTCCGTAAGTTAACTGAAATTGAAATCGAAAATTATCTTAAGACCAAAGAACCTTATGATAAAGCCGGAGCTTATGGAATCCAAGGCAAAGCCCGGCTTTTTGTTGAAAGAATCGAAGGTTGTTATCTCAATGTTGTAGGATTACCGGTATCTAAATTAATAAAACATCTTAATTATCTTAACACTCAGCATAAACGGAATAAAAATTAA